From Phragmites australis chromosome 5, lpPhrAust1.1, whole genome shotgun sequence, a single genomic window includes:
- the LOC133918421 gene encoding pentatricopeptide repeat-containing protein At4g20770, producing MANLAAQLAAVLQACIKRSGGGPKPSRTHAKAAHARVLAAGLDADTFLLNRLVELYSLSGLPCHALRAFRSLPNPNIYSYNAAISAACRAGDLADARVLLGGMPERNAVSWNTVISAIARSERPGDALGLYQGMLQEGLAPTHFTLASVLSACGAVAALEDGRRCHGLAVKVGLDGNQFVENALLGMYTKCGSVADAVRLFDGMAHPNEVSFTAMMGGLAQSGSVDDALRLFERMSRSGVRVDPVAVSSVLGACAQACAGEYNAGRAIRLGQSIHALVVRKGFGSDQHVGNSLIDMYAKCMEMDEAMKAFETMPSVSIVSWNILITGYGQVGCYQKAMEVLDLMQESGFEPNEVTYSNMLASCIKARDVLFARAMFDKISKPSVTTWNTLLSGYCQEELHQDTIELFRRMQHQNVQPDRTALAVILSSCSRLGILELGKQVHSASVRLLLHDDMFVASGLVDMYSKCDEVGIARIIFDRMTERDVVCWNSMISGLAIHSLNKEAFDFFKQMRENGMFPTESSYASMINSCARSSLIPQGRQTHGQVVKDGYDQNVYVGSALIDMYAKCGNMDDARLFFDCMMMKNIVAWNEIIHGYAQNGCGDKAVELFEYMLTTKQKPDSVTFIAVLTGCSHSGLVDKAITFFNSMESGYGVTPLAEHYTCLIDALGRAGRLVEVESLIDKMPYKDDPIVWEVLLAACVVHDNAELGECAAKHLFRLDPKNPSPYVLLSNIYASLGRHGDASAVRALMSSRGVVKGRGYSWVDHKDGVRAFMVADDLGTNAVESTMFSDQDYTFGITEVHQEETCAC from the coding sequence ATGGCGAACCTGGCGGCCCAGCTCGCCGCGGTGCTGCAGGCCTGCATCAagcggagcggcggcggccccAAGCCCAGCCGCACCCACGCGAAGGCCGCGCACGCGCgcgtcctcgccgccggcctcgACGCCGACACCTTCCTCCTCAACCGCCTCGTCGAGCTCTACTCCCTCTCCGGCCTCCCATGCCACGCGCTCCGCGCCTTCCGCTCGCTGCCCAACCCCAACATCTACTCCTACAACGCCGCGATCTCCGCGGCGTGCCGCGCGGGGGACCTCGCCGACGCCCGGGTCCTGCTCGGCGGAATGCCAGAACGGAACGCCGTCTCCTGGAACACCGTCATCAGCGCAATCGCGCGGTCTGAGCGCCCCGGGGATGCGCTGGGGCTGTACCAAGGGATGTTACAGGAGGGCCTCGCGCCGACGCACTTCACGCTCGCCAGCGTGCTGAGCGCGTGCGGCGCCGTGGCCGCGCTCGAGGACGGGAGGCGCTGCCACGGGCTCGCCGTCAAGGTCGGGCTTGATGGGAACCAGTTCGTCGAGAACGCGCTCCTCGGCATGTACACCAAGTGCGGGAGCGTCGCCGATGCGGTCAGGCTGTTCGACGGGATGGCTCACCCGAACGAGGTGTCCTTCACGGCGATGATGGGAGGGCTGGCACAGAGCGGCTCCGTCGATGACGCGCTGAGGCTGTTCGAGCGTATGAGCCGGAGCGGGGTTCGTGTTGATCCGGTGGCTGTCTCCAGTGTTCTTGGCGCGTGCGCACAAGCTTGCGCTGGTGAGTACAACGCCGGTCGTGCAATTCGGCTTGGACAGTCCATCCATGCGTTGGTGGTCAGGAAAGGGTTTGGATCAGACCAGCACGTGGGGAACTCATTGATCGATATGTACGCAAAATGCATGGAGATGGACGAGGCCATGAAAGCCTTTGAGACGATGCCCAGCGTCAGTATTGTTTCTTGGAACATCCTTATAACTGGATATGGTCAGGTGGGTTGCTATCAGAAGGCCATGGAAGTGCTGGACCTTATGCAAGAGTCAGGTTTTGAGCCCAATGAGGTCACTTACAGTAACATGCTTGCTTCTTGTATTAAGGCGAGGGATGTCCTGTTTGCTCGTGCAATGTTTGACAAAATATCGAAGCCAAGTGTGACTACATGGAACACTCTGTTATCTGGCTACTGCCAGGAGGAACTGCATCAAGACACGATCGAGTTGTTTAGGAGGATGCAACATCAAAATGTGCAGCCTGACCGGACAGCTTTGGCTGTGATCCTCAGTTCATGCTCTAGATTAGGAATTTTGGAACTGGGCAAGCAAGTGCATTCTGCTTCAGTAAGATTATTGCTTCATGATGACATGTTTGTCGCTAGTGGTCTGGTGGATATGTATTCAAAATGTGATGAGGTTGGTATTGCTCGGATCATTTTCGACAGGATGACCGAGAGAGACGTGGTGTGTTGGAATTCCATGATCTCAGGTTTGGCTATTCATTCTTTGAATAAAGAGGCCTTTGATTTCTTCAAGCAGATGAGGGAAAATGGGATGTTCCCCACAGAATCCTCCTATGCTAGTATGATCAATTCATGTGCTAGATCGTCTTTGATACCTCAAGGTAGGCAGACACATGGACAGGTTGTAAAAGATGGTTATGATCAGAATGTCTATGTTGGCAGTGCCCTGATCGATATGTATGCGAAATGTGGCAACATGGATGATGCACGCCTTTTCTTTGACTGCATGATGATGAAGAACATAGTTGCATGGAATGAGATTATACATGGATATGCTCAGAATGGTTGTGGAGATAAAGCTGTCGAGTTGTTTGAGTATATGTTAACCACAAAACAGAAGCCAGACAGTGTGACTTTCATTGCTGTCCTAACGGGGTGTAGTCACTCTGGGCTGGTTGATAAAGCCATTACATTCTTTAATTCCATGGAGAGCGGCTATGGGGTTACTCCATTGGCTGAGCACTACACTTGTCTCATAGATGCACTGGGGCGAGCTGGTCGTCTTGTTGAAGTGGAGTCCCTAATAGATAAAATGCCATACAAAGATGATCCTATAGTGTGGGAAGTTCTGCTTGCTGCTTGTGTGGTACACGACAATGCTGAATTGGGGGAATGTGCGGCGAAGCATCTGTTCCGCCTTGACCCAAAGAATCCATCACCTTATGTGCTTCTATCAAACATATATGCTTCCTTGGGCAGACATGGTGATGCATCGGCTGTTAGGGCACTGATGAGTAGTCGTGGAGTTGTGAAAGGTCGTGGATACAGCTGGGTAGATCACAAGGATGGTGTTCGTGCCTTTATGGTAGCTGATGACCTTGGAACGAATGCTGTAGAATCCACAATGTTCAGTGATCAAGACTACACTTTTGGAATCACAGAAGTGCACCAAGAGGAGACCTGTGCTTGCTGA
- the LOC133918422 gene encoding thiosulfate/3-mercaptopyruvate sulfurtransferase 1, mitochondrial-like yields the protein MALDDPVVSAQWLHQHLGLPDVKVLDASWYMPEENRDPWQEYQAARIPGTLFFDLDGIIDRKNDLPHMLPSKEAFAAAVSALDIRNQDKVIVYDGKGFFSAPRVWWMFRVFGHDNVWVLDGGLPQWRASGFDLERNSSEDAILKSKAANNAVEMVYNGELANTITFQAEFQPQLFWTLDKVTHNVAVPTYQQIDARAKGRFDGVAPEPRKGVRSGHIPGSLSLPFPEMFDAAPKLLPADELRKKFQQAGISIDHPIVVTCGSGVTACILALGLYRIGKHDVPVYDGSWTEWEAQPDSDYPKVTATAS from the exons ATGGCGCTGGATGATCCGGTTGTTTCTGCTCAGTGGCTGCACCAGCACTTGGGGCTACCCGATGTCAag GTATTGGACGCTTCCTGGTACATGCCAGAAGAGAATAGGGATCCATGGCAAGAATACCAG GCGGCTCGTATCCCTGGCACGCTGTTCTTCGACCTAGACGGCATAATTGATCGGAAAAATGAT TTACCGCACATGTTGCCATCAAAAGAGGCTTTTGCAGCAGCAGTTTCTGCACTTGATATTAGAAATCAGGATAAAGTTATTGTTTATGATGGAAAGGGGTTCTTCAGTGCGCCTCGTGTTTGGTG GATGTTTAGAGTTTTTGGACACGATAACGTTTGGGTGTTAGATGGAGGTTTACCTCAGTGGCGAGCTTCTGGGTTCGATCTTGAAAGAAACAGCTCTGAAGATGCAATTCTGAAATCCAAAGCTGCTAATAATGCTGTCGAAATGGTTTACAATGGTGAACTG GCAAATACAATCACATTTCAGGCTGAATTTCAGCCTCAGCTATTCTGGACACTAGACAAG GTCACACATAATGTAGCTGTTCCAACTTACCAACAAATTGATGCCCGAGCAAAGGGCAG ATTTGATGGTGTAGCACCAGAACCACGAAAAGGAGTAAGAAGTGGACATATACCAGGAAGCTTAAGTTTACCATTCCCTGAG ATGTTTGATGCTGCACCAAAGCTTCTCCCTGCAGATGAGCTGCGTAAAAAGTTTCAGCAAGCAG GGATTTCCATCGATCACCCAATTGTTGTCACTTGTGGATCTGGTGTAACTGCCTGCATACTTGCTCTG GGGCTCTACAGAATTGGGAAGCATGATGTTCCAGTTTATGATGGATCTTGGACAGAATGGGAAGCACAGCCAGATTCTGATTACCCAAAAGTTACTGCCACTGCTTCTTAA